One Streptococcus sp. DTU_2020_1001019_1_SI_AUS_MUR_006 DNA window includes the following coding sequences:
- the ileS gene encoding isoleucine--tRNA ligase, translating to MKLKETLNLGKTDFPMRAGLPTKEPVWQKEWEEAKLYQRRQELNEGKPHFTLHDGPPYANGNIHVGHAMNKISKDIIVRSKSMSGFYAPYIPGWDTHGLPIEQVLAKQGVKRKEMDLVEYLKLCREYALSQVDKQREDFKRLGVSGDWENPYVTLTPDYEAAQIRVFGEMANKGYIYRGAKPVYWSWSSESALAEAEIEYHDLVSTSLYYANKVKDGKGVLDTDTYIVVWTTTPFTITASRGLTVGADIDYVLVQPAGEARKFVVAAELLTSLSEKFGWADVQVLATYRGSELNHIVTEHPWDTAVDELVILGDHVTTDSGTGIVHTAPGFGEDDYNVGVANGLEVFVTVDERGLMMENAGPDFAGQFYDKVVPTVIEKLGDLLLAQEEISHSYPFDWRTKKPIIWRAVPQWFASVSKFRQDILDEIEKVKFHSEWGKVRLYNMIRDRGDWVISRQRAWGVPLPIFYAEDGTPIMTAETIEHVAQLFEEHGSIIWWERDAKDLLPEGFTHPGSPNGEFKKETDIMDVWFDSGSSWNGVVVNRPELKYPADLYLEGSDQYRGWFNSSLITSVANHGVAPYKQILSQGFALDGKGEKMSKSLGNTIAPSDVEKQFGAEILRLWVTSVDSSNDVRISMDILSQVSETYRKIRNTLRFLIANTSDFNPAEDTVSYEELRSVDKYMTIRFNQLVKTIRDAYADFEFLTIYKALVNFINVDLSAFYLDFAKDVVYIEGAKSLERRQMQTVFYDILVKITKLLTPILPHTAEEIWSYLEFEVEDFVQLSELPEAQTFANQEEILDTWAAFMDFRGQAQKALEEARNEKVIGKSLEAHLTVYPNEVVTTLLGAVDSNVAQLLIVSELTIEEGAAPEGAVAFEDVAFTVERATGEVCDRCRRIDPSTAERSYNATICDHCASIVEENFADAVAEGFEVK from the coding sequence ATGAAACTCAAAGAAACTTTAAATCTTGGGAAAACTGACTTCCCAATGCGTGCAGGCCTTCCTACAAAAGAGCCAGTATGGCAAAAAGAGTGGGAAGAAGCAAAATTGTATCAACGTCGTCAAGAGTTGAATGAAGGGAAACCTCACTTCACTCTTCATGATGGACCTCCGTACGCTAACGGAAATATCCACGTTGGTCATGCTATGAACAAGATTTCAAAAGATATCATTGTTCGTTCTAAGTCTATGTCAGGATTCTACGCGCCATATATCCCAGGTTGGGATACACATGGTCTGCCAATCGAGCAAGTCTTGGCAAAACAAGGTGTTAAACGCAAAGAAATGGACTTGGTTGAGTACTTGAAACTTTGCCGTGAATACGCTCTTTCTCAAGTAGATAAACAACGCGAAGACTTCAAGCGCTTGGGTGTTTCTGGTGACTGGGAAAATCCATATGTGACTTTGACTCCTGACTATGAAGCGGCCCAAATCCGTGTCTTCGGTGAGATGGCTAACAAAGGTTATATCTATCGTGGTGCAAAACCAGTTTACTGGTCTTGGTCATCTGAGTCGGCTCTTGCTGAAGCGGAGATTGAATACCATGACTTGGTTTCAACTTCTCTTTACTATGCCAATAAGGTAAAAGATGGAAAAGGTGTCCTAGATACAGATACTTATATCGTTGTCTGGACAACTACTCCATTTACTATTACAGCTTCTCGTGGTTTGACTGTCGGAGCGGATATTGATTACGTCTTGGTTCAACCTGCAGGTGAAGCTCGTAAGTTTGTCGTTGCTGCAGAATTATTGACTAGCTTGTCTGAGAAATTTGGTTGGGCTGATGTTCAAGTCTTGGCAACATACCGTGGTTCAGAATTGAACCACATCGTGACAGAGCACCCATGGGATACTGCAGTAGATGAACTCGTTATCCTTGGTGACCACGTTACGACAGACTCTGGTACTGGTATCGTCCATACAGCCCCTGGTTTTGGTGAGGATGACTACAATGTCGGTGTTGCTAATGGCTTGGAAGTCTTTGTCACTGTTGATGAACGTGGACTTATGATGGAAAATGCAGGTCCTGATTTTGCAGGTCAGTTCTATGACAAGGTTGTTCCAACGGTTATCGAAAAACTTGGTGATTTACTTCTTGCTCAAGAAGAAATCTCTCACTCATACCCATTTGACTGGCGTACGAAAAAACCAATCATCTGGCGTGCGGTTCCACAATGGTTTGCTTCAGTATCAAAATTCCGTCAAGATATCTTGGATGAAATCGAAAAAGTGAAATTCCACTCAGAATGGGGTAAAGTCCGTCTTTACAACATGATCCGTGACCGTGGTGACTGGGTCATCTCTCGTCAACGTGCTTGGGGAGTTCCTCTTCCAATCTTCTACGCAGAAGACGGCACACCAATCATGACAGCTGAAACGATTGAACATGTAGCTCAACTTTTTGAAGAGCATGGTTCAATCATCTGGTGGGAACGTGATGCTAAAGACCTCTTGCCAGAAGGATTTACACATCCAGGTTCACCAAATGGCGAGTTCAAGAAAGAAACAGATATCATGGACGTTTGGTTCGACTCAGGTTCATCATGGAATGGGGTCGTGGTTAACCGTCCAGAACTCAAATACCCAGCCGACCTCTACCTTGAAGGTTCTGACCAATACCGTGGTTGGTTCAACTCATCACTCATCACATCTGTAGCTAACCATGGTGTAGCACCATACAAACAAATCTTGTCACAAGGTTTTGCCCTTGACGGTAAAGGTGAGAAGATGTCTAAATCTCTTGGAAATACCATTGCTCCAAGTGACGTTGAGAAACAATTTGGTGCGGAAATTTTGCGTCTCTGGGTAACAAGTGTTGACTCAAGCAATGACGTGCGTATCTCTATGGACATCTTGAGCCAAGTTTCTGAAACTTACCGTAAGATCCGTAACACTCTTCGTTTCTTGATTGCCAATACATCTGACTTTAATCCAGCTGAGGATACAGTTTCTTACGAAGAACTTCGTTCAGTTGATAAGTACATGACCATTCGTTTTAACCAGCTTGTGAAGACAATTCGTGATGCTTATGCTGACTTTGAATTCTTGACAATCTATAAAGCACTAGTGAACTTTATCAACGTTGACTTGTCAGCCTTCTACCTTGACTTTGCCAAAGACGTTGTCTACATCGAAGGTGCCAAATCATTGGAACGCCGTCAAATGCAGACTGTTTTCTATGATATCCTTGTGAAAATCACTAAACTCTTGACACCAATCCTTCCTCACACTGCGGAAGAAATCTGGTCATATCTTGAGTTTGAAGTCGAAGACTTTGTTCAATTGTCAGAATTGCCAGAAGCTCAAACATTTGCTAATCAAGAGGAAATCTTGGACACATGGGCAGCCTTCATGGACTTCCGTGGACAAGCTCAAAAAGCCTTGGAAGAAGCTCGTAATGAAAAAGTCATCGGTAAATCCCTTGAAGCTCACTTGACAGTTTATCCAAACGAAGTCGTGACAACTCTTCTTGGAGCTGTTGATAGCAATGTAGCTCAACTTTTGATCGTCTCAGAATTGACTATCGAAGAAGGTGCAGCTCCAGAAGGTGCAGTAGCCTTTGAAGATGTGGCCTTTACAGTTGAACGCGCTACAGGTGAAGTATGTGATCGTTGCCGTCGTATCGATCCAAGTACAGCAGAACGTAGCTATAACGCAACCATCTGTGACCACTGTGCAAGCATCGTAGAAGAAAACTTTGCGGACGCAGTTGCTGAAGGATTTGAAGTAAAATAA